From Scatophagus argus isolate fScaArg1 chromosome 2, fScaArg1.pri, whole genome shotgun sequence, a single genomic window includes:
- the tdrd7a gene encoding tudor domain-containing protein 7A isoform X1 — MSDSESIKKMLRAVLQSSKEGVSISSLQSEYRSLCGEGIPLKKLGYSKLEDYLQSIPSVVHLEYRMGEIKCFAAVCRETAHIAELVAKQKSSKKSGRSQVVNCRMRFKPSNPYVLNVRPRSSLRQPSAASVSNWIANCSRPHGSYSGCSASGDYRQLDQKLSPITPVEHRIPPPSAVKECAIPDSRKETSFANWQKPTEKPSEQVSRPNQAESCPYNTKLVQGRITQLLAKYSSGLWMSRLSEFYTDMFKQKLHPQVLTDLKHWTHICVVEKSSRTHQADCLIYPPLPPKPRCSTTLETSPTFSSTNATRLSSRLSSIEQPSTAFPPLPVCKARGFPQNPLAKPTFIFPLQPAVASSGKMLSSVTTSGFAHSPAVAPQLPLAVTLASGRCKDHHNLPTITLNHKQNSQPLATSWTTSTHTPSLASPLQPGPDAVPLNFSPTSNFALCPPSKSSAVMSAEVHQRIKELLSKYSHGLWAHALPELFMGTYKTPFPEHILDNLSLLLDICNVEYPVPHDKKRAILYYCCRADTEATGDQKSQQPRSHPLPSGLEVTGPVLPPCLVLPSEQYPSVLIANARSSNAVTVRYVGENYSNAQEAMEDAMLFFYSQSSTHCPLSNPVVGQLVAVRGEDGDELARAQVVEVLAPDQVKVYYVDYGFSVETSGTNLLELHQDFLFFPFQAINVRLAGLEEFSSHPLVLSSLNKLAVGKILLMETLEPCQGNDMPMVVLYDTSQDDDININSTCLEALQDKTLNNPLTVNSTYRNVRVTNVCEDGIIYCQLPSRGTSRLSTLLKETEVIFTSEMTSDCLVSRPFSDKSCLAQYNGKWSRVGITNMHGNRVMEIFFTDLGVPATVEVTDLREFPPVFLKEFTIIPPQATKCRLADLAVPEGGWSPGAFQWVKEAVLGSEDCKMKISKIDQDKEDWLVYVYLFIDTDSQELDKSINHQLWHKLATRKSSNTTPCSNSSKTTGLSVLVEKLSLDSPVPNPIAGASTQPLHKAGDLPFLDKTTKTGMQSLLMPPPLELPQPGQNIDVFVPVACHPGHFVLQRWQDLHKLMVLMGEMILSYNQMWKNSTVTNIKKGEVCAAKIDKNWHRVQVKGILANGLVSVYELDHGKHELVHSSLLQPLIDEFRQLPFQAITAQLAGVTQHQWSEEASMLFRNHVENRALVAQVESVQDMSEVKGEVWERRLTVYLVDTAVEDRDLWIHSIMADIGGELSSAA; from the exons ATGTCAGACAGTGAGTCCATCAAAAAAATGCTGAGAGCTGTACTCCAGTCCAGCAAGGAGGGTGTATCTATCAGCAGCCTCCAGTCAGAGTACCGGTCACTGTGTGGAGAGGGAATCCCGCTGAAGAAGCTGGGCTACTCAAAACTGGAGGACTACCTCCAGAGCATCCCCTCTGTAGTCCACCTGGAGTACCGTATGGGTGAG ATAAAATgctttgctgcagtttgtcgAGAGACAGCCCACATTGCTGAGTTGGTGGCCAAGCAGAAGAGCTCGAAGAAGTCTGGTCGTTCTCAGGTTGTCAACTGTAGGATGAGATTCAAACCTTCCAACCCATATGTGCTCAATG TGAGGCCAAGGTCCTCTCTCCGCCAGCCCTCAGCTGCTAGTGTCTCTAACTGGATCGCAAACTGTTCTCGGCCTCATGGCAGCTACAGTGGCTGCAGTGCCTCAGGAGACTACAG GCAGTTGGACCAAAAGTTGAGCCCCATCACCCCAGTTGAACACAGAATacctcctccatcagctgtAAAAGAGTGTGCCATACCTGACAG CAGGAAGGAGACAAGTTTTGCAAACTGGCAGAAGCCTACAG AAAAGCCTTCTGAACAAGTCTCCAGACCAAACCAAGCTGAG TCTTGTCCGTATAACACGAAGCTGGTGCAGGGCAGAATAACTCAGCTCCTGGCGAAATACTCCAGTGGATTGTGGATGTCTAGACTATCAGAGTTCTACACTGACATGTTCAAGCAGAAGCTCCACCCTCAGGTGCTCACAGATCTGAAACACTGGACACACATTTGTGTG GTGGAGAAATCTTCCCGCACCCACCAAGCTGATTGCCTCATCTACCCTCCTCTGCCCCCCAAGCCTAGATGTAGCACCACCCTTGAAACATCACCCACCTTTTCAAGCACCAATGCCACACGTCTTTCTTCACGTCTTTCATCAATTGAACAACCGTCCACCGCATTCCCTCCTCTGCCTGTTTGTAAAGCAAGGGGTTTTCCCCAAAATCCCTTGGCTAAGCCCAccttcatttttcctttgcaACCTGCTGTTGCCTCTTCAGGTAAGATGTTGTCTTCAGTCACAACGAGCGGCTTTGCCCACAGCCCAGCTGTTGCTCCCCAGCTGCCCCTCGCTGTCACTCTTGCAAGTGGTAGGTGTAAAGATCATCACAACTTGCCTACAATTACCCtcaaccacaaacaaaacagtcagccTTTAGCCACCAGCTGGACTACATCCACCCATACTCCTTCACTAGCTTCCCCCCTCCAACCGGGCCCTGACGCCGTACCCCTCAACTTCTCACCTACATCCAATTTTGCCCTGTGTCCTCCCTCAAAATCTTCTGCTGTTATGTCAGCTGAGGTGCACCAGAGAATAAAGGAACTTCTGTCCAAGTACAGTCATGGTCTATGGGCTCATGCTTTGCCCGAACTCTTCATGGGAACATACAAGACACCATTCCCCGAGCATATTCTGGACAACTTGTCTCTTTTGCTGGATATATGCAATGTGGAGTACCCAGTGCCACATGACAAAAAGAGG GCCATCCTTTATTACTGCTGCAGAGCAGATACAGAAGCCACAGGTGACCAAAAAAGCCAGCAGCCCAGAAGCCATCCTCTTCCCTCTGGTCTGGAGGTCACTGGTCCTGTGCTGCCTCCCTGTCTGGTTCTTCCCTCAGAGCAGTACCCCTCTGTGCTGATTGCTAATGCCAGGAGCAGCAATGCTGTTACAGTACG ATATGTAGGTGAGAACTACTCAAATGCCCAGGAGGCCATGGAGGACGCCATGCTGTTTTTCTACAGCCAAAGCTCCACCCACTGTCCTCTGTCCAACCCTGTTGTTGGTCAGCTGGTAGCAGTCAGAGGGGAGGATGGAGACGAGCTGGCCAGAGCTCAGGTTGTGGAGGTTCTGGCCCCTGACCAGGTCAAG GTGTACTATGTGGACTATGGCTTCTCTGTGGAAACCAGTGGGACTAATCTGCTGGAGCTGCACCAGgacttcctcttttttccatTCCAGGCTATAAATGTTAGACTTGCAG GCCTAGAGGAATTCAGCTCCCATCCACTGGTGCTGTCCTCATTGAACAAGTTGGCAGTTGGAAAGATTCTGCTGATGGAGACATTAGAGCCCTGTCAAGGGAATGACATGCCCATGGTAGTGCTGTATGACACTTCGCAGGATGACGACATCAACATCAACTCCACCTGCTTGGAGGCTCTACAGGACAAGACCTTGAACAACCCTCTGACT GTAAATTCTACCTATCGGAATGTACGTGtcacaaatgtgtgtgaagatgGGATCATCTACTGCCAGCTGCCCTCCAGAGGAACCTCAAGACTCAGCACTTTACTGAAGGAAACCGAGGTCATCTTCACCTCTGAG ATGACATCTGATTGCCTGGTTTCCAGACCCTTTAGTGACAAGTCCTGTCTAGCCCAGTACAATGGAAAGTGGTCCAGAGTGGGG ATCACCAACATGCATGGCAACAGAGTGATGGAGATCTTCTTCACTGATTTGGGTGTCCCAGCAACTGTTGAGGTCACAGATCTCCGAGAGTTCCCCCCTGTGTTCCTCAAAGAGTTCACCATCATCCCGCCACAG GCTACCAAATGTCGCCTGGCTGACCTTGCGGTTCCAgaggggggctggagcccaGGTGCCTTTCAGTGGGTGAAAGAAGCTGTTTTGGGCTCCGAAGACTGTAAAATGAAG ATCTCGAAAATAGACCAGGACAAAGAGGACTGGCTGGTTTATGTGTACCTTTTCATCGATACTGACAGTCAGGAGCTGGACAAAAGCATCAACCATCAACTGTGGCACAAACTTGCAACACGCAAAAGCAGCAACACAACCCCCTGCAGTAACAGCAGCAAGACTACAG GTCTCAGTGTTCTGGTAGAGAAGTTGAGTCTGGACAGCCCGGTACCGAACCCCATTGCCGGTGCCTCTACCCAACCtctgcacaaagcaggagacTTGCCTTTTCTAGATAAAACCACCAAAACTGGGATGCAGTCACTTCTGATGCCTCCTCCACTGGAGCTCCCCCAG ccTGGTCAGAACATTGATGTGTTTGTACCAGTGGCCTGCCACCCTGGTCACTTTGTGCTACAGCGGTGGCAGGATCTGCATAAGCTGATGGTGTTGATGGGGGAGATGATCCTCTCCTATAACCAGATGTGGAAGAACAGCACAGTTACAAACATCAAGAAAGGAGAGGTCTGCGCTGCCAAAATAGACAAGAA CTGGCACCGTGTGCAGGTAAAGGGGATTCTGGCCAATGGGTTGGTTTCTGTCTACGAGCTGGACCATGGAAAACATGAATTGGTCCACAGTAGTCTGCTCCAGCCTCTGATCGATGAATTCAGACAGCTGCCTTTCCAGGCTATCACTGCACAACTGGCAG GTGTGACACAGCACCAGTGGTCGGAGGAGGCCTCCATGTTATTCAGGAACCACGTGGAGAATCGAGCACTGGTAGCCCAAGTAGAGAGCGTGCAGGACATGTCGGAGGTTAAAGGGGAAGTGTGGGAACGCAGGTTGACAGTTTACCTGGTGGACACTGCTGTGGAGGACAGGGACCTTTGGATTCACAGCATCATGGCAGACATTGGCGGCGAGCTGTCCTCGGCAGCCTAG
- the tdrd7a gene encoding tudor domain-containing protein 7A isoform X2, with product MSDSESIKKMLRAVLQSSKEGVSISSLQSEYRSLCGEGIPLKKLGYSKLEDYLQSIPSVVHLEYRMGEIKCFAAVCRETAHIAELVAKQKSSKKSGRSQVVNCRMRFKPSNPYVLNVRPRSSLRQPSAASVSNWIANCSRPHGSYSGCSASGDYRQLDQKLSPITPVEHRIPPPSAVKECAIPDRKETSFANWQKPTEKPSEQVSRPNQAESCPYNTKLVQGRITQLLAKYSSGLWMSRLSEFYTDMFKQKLHPQVLTDLKHWTHICVVEKSSRTHQADCLIYPPLPPKPRCSTTLETSPTFSSTNATRLSSRLSSIEQPSTAFPPLPVCKARGFPQNPLAKPTFIFPLQPAVASSGKMLSSVTTSGFAHSPAVAPQLPLAVTLASGRCKDHHNLPTITLNHKQNSQPLATSWTTSTHTPSLASPLQPGPDAVPLNFSPTSNFALCPPSKSSAVMSAEVHQRIKELLSKYSHGLWAHALPELFMGTYKTPFPEHILDNLSLLLDICNVEYPVPHDKKRAILYYCCRADTEATGDQKSQQPRSHPLPSGLEVTGPVLPPCLVLPSEQYPSVLIANARSSNAVTVRYVGENYSNAQEAMEDAMLFFYSQSSTHCPLSNPVVGQLVAVRGEDGDELARAQVVEVLAPDQVKVYYVDYGFSVETSGTNLLELHQDFLFFPFQAINVRLAGLEEFSSHPLVLSSLNKLAVGKILLMETLEPCQGNDMPMVVLYDTSQDDDININSTCLEALQDKTLNNPLTVNSTYRNVRVTNVCEDGIIYCQLPSRGTSRLSTLLKETEVIFTSEMTSDCLVSRPFSDKSCLAQYNGKWSRVGITNMHGNRVMEIFFTDLGVPATVEVTDLREFPPVFLKEFTIIPPQATKCRLADLAVPEGGWSPGAFQWVKEAVLGSEDCKMKISKIDQDKEDWLVYVYLFIDTDSQELDKSINHQLWHKLATRKSSNTTPCSNSSKTTGLSVLVEKLSLDSPVPNPIAGASTQPLHKAGDLPFLDKTTKTGMQSLLMPPPLELPQPGQNIDVFVPVACHPGHFVLQRWQDLHKLMVLMGEMILSYNQMWKNSTVTNIKKGEVCAAKIDKNWHRVQVKGILANGLVSVYELDHGKHELVHSSLLQPLIDEFRQLPFQAITAQLAGVTQHQWSEEASMLFRNHVENRALVAQVESVQDMSEVKGEVWERRLTVYLVDTAVEDRDLWIHSIMADIGGELSSAA from the exons ATGTCAGACAGTGAGTCCATCAAAAAAATGCTGAGAGCTGTACTCCAGTCCAGCAAGGAGGGTGTATCTATCAGCAGCCTCCAGTCAGAGTACCGGTCACTGTGTGGAGAGGGAATCCCGCTGAAGAAGCTGGGCTACTCAAAACTGGAGGACTACCTCCAGAGCATCCCCTCTGTAGTCCACCTGGAGTACCGTATGGGTGAG ATAAAATgctttgctgcagtttgtcgAGAGACAGCCCACATTGCTGAGTTGGTGGCCAAGCAGAAGAGCTCGAAGAAGTCTGGTCGTTCTCAGGTTGTCAACTGTAGGATGAGATTCAAACCTTCCAACCCATATGTGCTCAATG TGAGGCCAAGGTCCTCTCTCCGCCAGCCCTCAGCTGCTAGTGTCTCTAACTGGATCGCAAACTGTTCTCGGCCTCATGGCAGCTACAGTGGCTGCAGTGCCTCAGGAGACTACAG GCAGTTGGACCAAAAGTTGAGCCCCATCACCCCAGTTGAACACAGAATacctcctccatcagctgtAAAAGAGTGTGCCATACCTGACAG GAAGGAGACAAGTTTTGCAAACTGGCAGAAGCCTACAG AAAAGCCTTCTGAACAAGTCTCCAGACCAAACCAAGCTGAG TCTTGTCCGTATAACACGAAGCTGGTGCAGGGCAGAATAACTCAGCTCCTGGCGAAATACTCCAGTGGATTGTGGATGTCTAGACTATCAGAGTTCTACACTGACATGTTCAAGCAGAAGCTCCACCCTCAGGTGCTCACAGATCTGAAACACTGGACACACATTTGTGTG GTGGAGAAATCTTCCCGCACCCACCAAGCTGATTGCCTCATCTACCCTCCTCTGCCCCCCAAGCCTAGATGTAGCACCACCCTTGAAACATCACCCACCTTTTCAAGCACCAATGCCACACGTCTTTCTTCACGTCTTTCATCAATTGAACAACCGTCCACCGCATTCCCTCCTCTGCCTGTTTGTAAAGCAAGGGGTTTTCCCCAAAATCCCTTGGCTAAGCCCAccttcatttttcctttgcaACCTGCTGTTGCCTCTTCAGGTAAGATGTTGTCTTCAGTCACAACGAGCGGCTTTGCCCACAGCCCAGCTGTTGCTCCCCAGCTGCCCCTCGCTGTCACTCTTGCAAGTGGTAGGTGTAAAGATCATCACAACTTGCCTACAATTACCCtcaaccacaaacaaaacagtcagccTTTAGCCACCAGCTGGACTACATCCACCCATACTCCTTCACTAGCTTCCCCCCTCCAACCGGGCCCTGACGCCGTACCCCTCAACTTCTCACCTACATCCAATTTTGCCCTGTGTCCTCCCTCAAAATCTTCTGCTGTTATGTCAGCTGAGGTGCACCAGAGAATAAAGGAACTTCTGTCCAAGTACAGTCATGGTCTATGGGCTCATGCTTTGCCCGAACTCTTCATGGGAACATACAAGACACCATTCCCCGAGCATATTCTGGACAACTTGTCTCTTTTGCTGGATATATGCAATGTGGAGTACCCAGTGCCACATGACAAAAAGAGG GCCATCCTTTATTACTGCTGCAGAGCAGATACAGAAGCCACAGGTGACCAAAAAAGCCAGCAGCCCAGAAGCCATCCTCTTCCCTCTGGTCTGGAGGTCACTGGTCCTGTGCTGCCTCCCTGTCTGGTTCTTCCCTCAGAGCAGTACCCCTCTGTGCTGATTGCTAATGCCAGGAGCAGCAATGCTGTTACAGTACG ATATGTAGGTGAGAACTACTCAAATGCCCAGGAGGCCATGGAGGACGCCATGCTGTTTTTCTACAGCCAAAGCTCCACCCACTGTCCTCTGTCCAACCCTGTTGTTGGTCAGCTGGTAGCAGTCAGAGGGGAGGATGGAGACGAGCTGGCCAGAGCTCAGGTTGTGGAGGTTCTGGCCCCTGACCAGGTCAAG GTGTACTATGTGGACTATGGCTTCTCTGTGGAAACCAGTGGGACTAATCTGCTGGAGCTGCACCAGgacttcctcttttttccatTCCAGGCTATAAATGTTAGACTTGCAG GCCTAGAGGAATTCAGCTCCCATCCACTGGTGCTGTCCTCATTGAACAAGTTGGCAGTTGGAAAGATTCTGCTGATGGAGACATTAGAGCCCTGTCAAGGGAATGACATGCCCATGGTAGTGCTGTATGACACTTCGCAGGATGACGACATCAACATCAACTCCACCTGCTTGGAGGCTCTACAGGACAAGACCTTGAACAACCCTCTGACT GTAAATTCTACCTATCGGAATGTACGTGtcacaaatgtgtgtgaagatgGGATCATCTACTGCCAGCTGCCCTCCAGAGGAACCTCAAGACTCAGCACTTTACTGAAGGAAACCGAGGTCATCTTCACCTCTGAG ATGACATCTGATTGCCTGGTTTCCAGACCCTTTAGTGACAAGTCCTGTCTAGCCCAGTACAATGGAAAGTGGTCCAGAGTGGGG ATCACCAACATGCATGGCAACAGAGTGATGGAGATCTTCTTCACTGATTTGGGTGTCCCAGCAACTGTTGAGGTCACAGATCTCCGAGAGTTCCCCCCTGTGTTCCTCAAAGAGTTCACCATCATCCCGCCACAG GCTACCAAATGTCGCCTGGCTGACCTTGCGGTTCCAgaggggggctggagcccaGGTGCCTTTCAGTGGGTGAAAGAAGCTGTTTTGGGCTCCGAAGACTGTAAAATGAAG ATCTCGAAAATAGACCAGGACAAAGAGGACTGGCTGGTTTATGTGTACCTTTTCATCGATACTGACAGTCAGGAGCTGGACAAAAGCATCAACCATCAACTGTGGCACAAACTTGCAACACGCAAAAGCAGCAACACAACCCCCTGCAGTAACAGCAGCAAGACTACAG GTCTCAGTGTTCTGGTAGAGAAGTTGAGTCTGGACAGCCCGGTACCGAACCCCATTGCCGGTGCCTCTACCCAACCtctgcacaaagcaggagacTTGCCTTTTCTAGATAAAACCACCAAAACTGGGATGCAGTCACTTCTGATGCCTCCTCCACTGGAGCTCCCCCAG ccTGGTCAGAACATTGATGTGTTTGTACCAGTGGCCTGCCACCCTGGTCACTTTGTGCTACAGCGGTGGCAGGATCTGCATAAGCTGATGGTGTTGATGGGGGAGATGATCCTCTCCTATAACCAGATGTGGAAGAACAGCACAGTTACAAACATCAAGAAAGGAGAGGTCTGCGCTGCCAAAATAGACAAGAA CTGGCACCGTGTGCAGGTAAAGGGGATTCTGGCCAATGGGTTGGTTTCTGTCTACGAGCTGGACCATGGAAAACATGAATTGGTCCACAGTAGTCTGCTCCAGCCTCTGATCGATGAATTCAGACAGCTGCCTTTCCAGGCTATCACTGCACAACTGGCAG GTGTGACACAGCACCAGTGGTCGGAGGAGGCCTCCATGTTATTCAGGAACCACGTGGAGAATCGAGCACTGGTAGCCCAAGTAGAGAGCGTGCAGGACATGTCGGAGGTTAAAGGGGAAGTGTGGGAACGCAGGTTGACAGTTTACCTGGTGGACACTGCTGTGGAGGACAGGGACCTTTGGATTCACAGCATCATGGCAGACATTGGCGGCGAGCTGTCCTCGGCAGCCTAG